A window of Longimicrobium sp. contains these coding sequences:
- a CDS encoding GNAT family N-acetyltransferase, whose protein sequence is MIRAATGADVSLILRFIRELAEYERLAHEVVATEEGLRETLFGARPYAEVAIAEADGEPAGFALFFHNYSTFLGRPGIYLEDLYVRPEARGKGIGRALLAHLARLAVERGCGRLEWWVLDWNESAIRFYRSLGVQPMDDWTVFRVAGDALRRLAGEGGEGG, encoded by the coding sequence ATGATCCGCGCCGCCACCGGGGCCGACGTCTCGCTCATCCTCCGCTTCATCCGCGAGCTGGCCGAGTACGAGCGGCTGGCGCACGAGGTCGTGGCGACGGAGGAAGGGCTGCGCGAGACGCTGTTCGGCGCGCGGCCGTACGCCGAGGTGGCGATCGCCGAGGCGGACGGCGAGCCGGCGGGGTTCGCGCTCTTCTTCCACAACTACTCCACCTTCCTCGGCCGCCCGGGCATCTACCTCGAAGACCTGTACGTCCGCCCCGAGGCGCGGGGGAAGGGGATCGGGCGCGCGCTGCTGGCCCACCTGGCGCGGCTGGCCGTCGAGCGCGGCTGCGGGAGACTGGAATGGTGGGTGCTGGATTGGAACGAGAGCGCGATCCGCTTCTACCGCTCGCTGGGCGTGCAGCCGATGGACGACTGGACGGTGTTTCGCGTGGCCGGAGACGCGCTCCGGCGCCTGGCTGGCGAAGGAGGCGAGGGGGGATGA
- a CDS encoding DUF2251 domain-containing protein, whose product MTYQPMRVRVVAAHDSRPGEPFVIEGPSHAERFTTVFEDDGLTGYFYAVDPDWPGDTPIVDALGIYNVDEVPPRIRLVEVGWSDDGLKAMLRLDQHPVAVYDFAARRGWCRSGFPARTATGWTTFGHRWEDEALDLFR is encoded by the coding sequence ATGACGTACCAGCCGATGCGCGTCCGCGTGGTCGCCGCGCACGATTCGCGGCCCGGCGAGCCGTTCGTCATCGAGGGCCCGTCGCATGCGGAGCGCTTCACCACCGTCTTCGAGGACGACGGGCTGACGGGGTACTTCTACGCCGTGGACCCCGACTGGCCGGGGGACACGCCAATCGTGGACGCGCTCGGCATCTACAACGTGGACGAGGTGCCGCCTCGCATCCGCCTGGTCGAGGTCGGCTGGTCCGACGATGGGCTGAAGGCCATGCTGCGGCTGGACCAGCACCCCGTCGCCGTCTACGACTTCGCGGCGCGGCGGGGGTGGTGCCGCAGCGGCTTCCCGGCGCGCACCGCCACCGGCTGGACCACCTTCGGCCACCGCTGGGAAGACGAGGCGCTCGACCTCTTCCGCTGA